A stretch of the Lolium perenne isolate Kyuss_39 chromosome 3, Kyuss_2.0, whole genome shotgun sequence genome encodes the following:
- the LOC139838197 gene encoding uncharacterized protein — MSHRRRRPSSPAPVRAHPLEDDDLLHEILLRLPPQPTYLLRASIVSKRWRRLAKDPKFLSRYRIHHRKPPLLGHFSYEGGRFSFRSCLDPPYRIPPERFSLPPSSREVWPCLDCRHGRIFFDDYLKSRVIVWDPITNDRRVIAHPPQFRDSGVQ; from the coding sequence atgagccaccgccgccgccggccctccTCGCCGGCGCCGGTACGGGCGCATCCGCTGGAAGACGACGACCTCCTCCACGAGATCTTGCTCCGCCTCCCGCCGCAGCCGACATATCTCCTGCGCGCGTCCATTGTCTCCAAGCGCTGGCGACGCCTCGCCAAAGATCCCAAGTTCCTCAGTCGCTACCGCATCCACCACCGGAAGCCTCCCCTTCTTGGCCACTTCTCTTATGAAGGAGGAAGATTCTCGTTCAGATCCTGCCTCGACCCGCCCTACCGCATCCCTCCCGAGCGCTTCTCCCTGCCACCCAGCAGCCGCGAGGTATGGCCTTGCCTCGACTGCCGCCATGGACGCATATTCTTCGACGACTACTTGAAGAGTCGGGTCATTGTGTGGGACCCTATCACCAACGACCGCCGCGTCATAGCCCATCCGCCGCAGTTCCGCGACTCCGGGGTTCAGTGA
- the LOC127344273 gene encoding uncharacterized protein: MSICPLDNGAIIFASVYSSETGIWSDLVSTTLPWCSIIRFSRRSTLVGNTLHWLIAMDTILEFDLDTQMLAVTKRPPGAPPRYENVQIIQSEDCGVGFAALSGSRYQPYLQMWDRKVDSHGAVTWVLQKTLELQKILGLESRIDKDKSSILHYLDDVQAIFLRVQSSLYMVDLESMQSKELSKGIGNFIYRPFTSFFTEGILQ; the protein is encoded by the exons ATGAGCATTTGCCCTCTCGATAATGGAGCCATCATCTTCGCAAGTGTCTACTCTTCGGAGACTGGCATATGGAGCGATCTCGTATCAACAACGCTTCCGTGGTGCAGTATTATAAGATTTTCCAGGAGGAGCACACTTGTTGGTAACACCCTTCACTGGCTGATTGCAATGGATACAATACTTGAGTTTGATTTGGACACACAGATGCTAGCTGTGACCAAGAGACCTCCTGGTGCTCCTCCTCGCTATGAAAATGTTCAGATCATCCAGTCAGAGGATTGTGGTGTTGGTTTTGCTGCATTGTCTGGCTCTCGCTACCAGCCCTACTTGCAAATGTGGGACAGGAAGGTCGATTCTCATGGAGCTGTCACATGGGTGCTGCAGAAGACTCTTGAACTGCAGAAGATTCTTGGATTGGAGTCTAGGATTGACAAGGACAAATCATCTATACTGCACTATCTGGATGATGTTCAGGCAATCTTTTTGCGGGTGCAGTCATCTCTCTACATGGTTGACCTTGAATCAATGCAGTCTAAGGAACTTTCCAAAGGCATCGGCAATTTCATCTATCGTCCTTTCACAAGTTTCTTCACTGAAG GTATCTTACAATAG
- the LOC127344275 gene encoding uncharacterized protein, whose product MSHRRRRPSSPPQVPAHPLEDDDLLHEILLRLPPQPPYLLRASTVSKRWRRLATDPKFLRRFCVHHGKPPLLGDFSYEVGSFSFRSTLDPPYRIPPRRLSLRSDGSEGWACLDCRHGRILFDDCRRRRLIVWDPITDGRCVLAYPQQFRDSGIVQIHSGAVLCAAGDQGHVHGACHSSPFKLVGLSACHHNDVASIFGSVYSSDTGVWSDLVSTTLPRKGINLLSHSALVGNTLHWLITTDSILEFDLVAQRLAVTKRPLGAPPRHDNVQITRSEDGGVGFAALSGSCSGWGWACARVSAFLMETAWASLVLIIQQPLPQPGKEAHPPWGQGRAH is encoded by the coding sequence atgagccaccgccgccgccggccctcctcgccgccgcaggTACCGGCACATCCGCTGGAAGACGACGACCTCCTACACGAAATCTTGCTCCGCCTCCCGCCgcagccgccctacctcctgcgcGCGTCCACCGTCTCCAAGCGCTGGCGACGCCTCGCCACCGACCCCAAGTTCCTCCGCCGCTTCTGCGTCCACCACGGGAAGCCTCCCCTCCTCGGCGACTTCTCGTACGAGGTAGGATCATTCTCCTTCAGATCCACCCTCGACCCGCCCTACCGCATCCCTCCCCGCCGCCTCTCCCTGCGGTCGGACGGCAGCGAGGGATGGGCGTGCCTCGACTGCCGCCACGGACGCATACTCTTCGACGACTGTAGGCGGAGACGGCTCATCGTGTGGGACCCCATCACCGACGGCCGCTGCGTCCTAGCCTACCCGCAGCAGTTCCGCGACTCCGGGATTGTGCAAATCCACAGCGGGGCGGTGCTCTGCGCCGCCGGCGACCAGGGCCACGTGCATGGCGCCTGCCACTCGAGCCCTTTCAAACTGGTCGGGCTGAGCGCTTGCCACCACAATGATGTAGCCAGCATCTTCGGAAGTGTCTACTCTTCCGACACTGGCGTGTGGAGTGATCTCGTCTCAACAACGCTTCCACGGAAGGGCATAAATCTTTTGAGTCACAGCGCACTTGTTGGTAACACCCTTCACTGGCTGATCACCACAGATAGCATACTGGAGTTTGATTTGGTCGCACAGAGGTTAGCTGTGACCAAGAGGCCTCTTGGTGCTCCTCCTCGCCATGACAATGTTCAGATCACCCGGTCAGAGGATGGCGGTGTTGGCTTCGCTGCTTTGTCCGGCTCTTGCTCCGGCTGGGGCTGGGCCTGCGCCAGGGTGAGCGCTTTCTTGATGGAGACGGCGTGGGCCAGCCTGGTGTTGATCATCCAGCAGCCGCTTCCCCAACCAGGAAAAGAGGCGCACCCTCCGTGGGGTCAAGGCCGCGCGCATTGA
- the LOC127344288 gene encoding uncharacterized protein isoform X2 produces the protein MRRPAATVVLVPVASERRQGASETMAGGAAELHPSSWWLLWTSSAGDGRGRREKVPRGAGKTVASRSTRAPQPKAPYPPPLSRNASFRRWLSRTQVDGVQDFVRHQIVSNDPSGCQSPSIAIVQVDKSTAGRPPLWWRLPTFRRLWVCLHPKEGFRAWYLMGTICPAVGTICPVARPWMPRTSLSSGHWVYMMDSNTIKYDVKEHLNMLLVEMCDFLFKTWAYGLYCMKKAV, from the exons ATGCGCCGGCCGGCCGCCACGGTTGTGCTCGTCCCAGTGGCGAGCGAGCGCAGGCAGGGGGCGAGCGAGACCATGGCAGGGGGAGCGGCGGAGCTGCACCCGTCGTCCTGGTGGCTGCTGTGGACGAGCAGCGCGGGCGACGGCCGCGGCCGGCGGGAGAAGGTCCCCCGCGGTGCAGGCAAGACGGTGGCCAGCAGATCGACGAGGGCGCCGCAACCCAAGGCCCCATACCCTCCTCCCCTGTCGAGGAACGCCTCCTTCCGCCGGTGGTTGAGCAGGACACAAGTCGACGGCGTCCAGGACTTTGTGCGGCACCAAATCGTCAGCAATGATCCTTCGGGCTGTCAGTCTCCCAGCATCGCCATCGTTCAG GTTGACAAAAGTACCGCCGGGCGCCCACCCCTCTGGTGGAGGTTGCCAACGTTCAGGAGACTGTGGGTGTGTCTGCACCCAAAG GAAGGTTTTCGTGCCTGGTACCTGATGGGCACCATCTGTCCAGCGGTGGGCACCATCTGCCCGGTTGCTCGACCATGGATGCCCAGGACTTCTTTGAGCAGTGGCCACTGGGTGTACATGATGGACAGCAACACCATCAAGTACGACGTCAAG GAACACTTGAATATGCTGCTGGTTGAGATGTGTGATTTCCTTTTCAAAACATGGGCATATGGTCTGTATTGCATGAAGAAGGCCGTGTAG
- the LOC127344288 gene encoding uncharacterized protein isoform X1, with protein MRRPAATVVLVPVASERRQGASETMAGGAAELHPSSWWLLWTSSAGDGRGRREKVPRGAGKTVASRSTRAPQPKAPYPPPLSRNASFRRWLSRTQVDGVQDFVRHQIVSNDPSGCQSPSIAIVQVDKSTAGRPPLWWRLPTFRRLWVCLHPKEGFRAWYLMGTICPAVGTICPVARPWMPRTSLSSGHWVYMMDSNTIKYDVKVISNTGGLVCCMVTTHAHLYALCSCEILSLVQKFA; from the exons ATGCGCCGGCCGGCCGCCACGGTTGTGCTCGTCCCAGTGGCGAGCGAGCGCAGGCAGGGGGCGAGCGAGACCATGGCAGGGGGAGCGGCGGAGCTGCACCCGTCGTCCTGGTGGCTGCTGTGGACGAGCAGCGCGGGCGACGGCCGCGGCCGGCGGGAGAAGGTCCCCCGCGGTGCAGGCAAGACGGTGGCCAGCAGATCGACGAGGGCGCCGCAACCCAAGGCCCCATACCCTCCTCCCCTGTCGAGGAACGCCTCCTTCCGCCGGTGGTTGAGCAGGACACAAGTCGACGGCGTCCAGGACTTTGTGCGGCACCAAATCGTCAGCAATGATCCTTCGGGCTGTCAGTCTCCCAGCATCGCCATCGTTCAG GTTGACAAAAGTACCGCCGGGCGCCCACCCCTCTGGTGGAGGTTGCCAACGTTCAGGAGACTGTGGGTGTGTCTGCACCCAAAG GAAGGTTTTCGTGCCTGGTACCTGATGGGCACCATCTGTCCAGCGGTGGGCACCATCTGCCCGGTTGCTCGACCATGGATGCCCAGGACTTCTTTGAGCAGTGGCCACTGGGTGTACATGATGGACAGCAACACCATCAAGTACGACGTCAAGGTAATCTCCAACACTGGTGGTTTGGTATGTTGTATGGTTACTACACACGCTCATCTGTATGCATTATGTTCTTGTGAAATTCTGTCACTGGTTCAGAAATTTGCCTAG